A window of Natator depressus isolate rNatDep1 chromosome 3, rNatDep2.hap1, whole genome shotgun sequence genomic DNA:
gtggctcctccccccccccagtcctgcccGTTCCGAGCTGTGCGGGTCCCCGCCTTAGCTGTGCGcggctccgcccctccccctcccccagcagggcaGAGCCAATGCGGGGCTGCCAGGAGCCCGCCGGCTGCGGCGGTGCGCACCCGCGGGCCGGGGGAGGCGTGTTCTGCGCGGAACAGGGCGCGAGCCGCGAGGGACCTGAGGCGGGCAGGccaaggggcggggcggggcggggcgggaatCCAGAGCGGGTGTTTCCCGGAAAGGGGTTGTTTGGGGCAaggtctgtggcctgtgttacacaggaggccggactagatgatcacagtctACAGGCACTGCCTTCCCCCGGCCTGGGGGGTGCTTAACCCCCAGCTCAACCCCCCAGACCCCCCACTTTCCTCCCCCTACTCCACTccatgcccccgcccccgccttgttcctgctcctccccccacacctcctgcttgccaggaaacagctgatcacagtgAGGGAGGcactaggagggagggggaggagttggttagcagggctggctgcagacagTGCTGAGGGGAAGCTGACttctggtgggtgctcagcacccattcattttttccccatgggtgttccagccctgaagcacccatGGATTCGGTGCCTATGTCATAGTCAGCCCTCTGGCCTGGCTAtctgtgggcatgtctacacttaaaacgttGCACTGTCGTAGCTGCAGCGCTTGAATGAAGATGTTCTTCCTCTTGTttgtgttcatagaatatcagggttggaagggacctcaggaggtcatctagtccaaccccctgctcaaagcaggaccaatccccaatttttgccccagatccctaaatggccccctcaaggattgaactcacaacttcTATgccagtggtcctcaaacttttgtactggtgacccctttcatgcagcaagcctctgagtgtgaccctcccttataaattaaaaacactttttttatatttaaccccatcataaatgctggaggtgaagcagggtttgggggtgaggctgacagcttgtgacctcccatgtaataacctcctgaccccctgaggggtcccaaccccagtttgagaacccctgctctatgctgatgggagagagttctcctgtcagtgtagttaatccacctccccaagaggcagtagttatTTGGCATgggaagctctcccaccaacatagcactgtctgcaTGAGGGGTTAAGTTGGTTAACTAcattgttcaggggtgtggatttatCACACTGCtcagcgacatagttatactgataaaGGTACGTGATGTAGACCAGACTTTTGACTCTTTAGGTATTCAGTGCCTGCTCTCTCTTTTAAATCAAGGAAATGCCTCACCCATGATCTCGCCACTGCATTCAACAACAGGGGACAAATCAAGTACATGCGGGTTGACTTTTATGAAGCAATGGATGACTACACGTCAGCCATACAAACCCAACCTGATTTTGAAGTCCCGTATTATAACCGAGGATTAATATTGTACAGGCTAGGTATGGAAAAAACATTGTTCATTTTCTAATTTAGTATATTGCATTTGCAGACTGCTTATGgtgccccattcttggttggcccttaAGCACTACCATGCTAAACGTAATACTATTAATGTGCTGCAGACTTTAACGTGCATTACTCCAATTTCATGCCGGTGGAATTATACCATTGTAAAATAGTGGGAAATCAGCCCCCTTAAATCACTGTCCAAagtaattgctttaaaaataaacaggaaacttgtttttttagCAGGTTTGTTTATATGATATTGGGATGCTGAACAAACCAAGTGACCCACCAAATAAGTGCTAGCCTTTCATAATGTAACTTAATCTGTGTAAAAAGACCTCCAGACTAATTTGTTTTTGTCATTTTGGTTTATTTCTGCTTGATAAAGTTTTGGGGATAGAGTTgttggccctgattctgctcaAACAACATTTTTTGCACTGGGGAAATCCATTGCTTTCAATGGATGTATTCCTGATAGACAACCATGGTATACTATCAGATATAAAACCACACTTGAGTAATATTAAGTGTGAAAAACCAATAAAGACATTAAAGgtattatatttaaattaaactacCATTAATGTAAAAAATCAAAGTACGCTTTTATGTATTATCCTTGTTGTTTTGTTCAATATGCTCCGCAATTTGCAAAATTCAGTCATCTCCCAGTAAGTCTCACCATCattctataggtttcagagtaacagccgtgttagtctgtattcgtaaaaagaaagaagaaaaggagtacttgtggcaccttagagactaaccagtttatttgagcatgagctttcgtgagctacagctcacttcatcattctATAGTTTCATGAGTTCTATAGCTTCTGTAAGTTTCCTGGCTTTGAAAACAATCTAAAATACTCAAGTATGTTGCTGAAAGGAGACAAAACTACTAACAGTGATTCTGCGGATGTGCATAGTGATATTACTATTGCATGTTTTATAATGAAATGGCATTATCAGAACCATTGTGCTTTAATATGAATAATTAGAATACAGAGCCTGATCTTGAGAAGACAGAGAGCCTCCTGTGAAGTACTAAACACCTTCAGCTCCTATTGTTTTCAAGTTGAGAGTTTTGTTTGGTAAAACCATCAGGAATCATTCTTCAGTTTTTGTTTGTCAAATAGCTTAGATGCAGAAACAAGTAATacacattttcttctctttttgtcATAGGATACTATGATGAGGCTTTGAAAGATTTCAAGAAAGTTTTAGCATTAAACCCTGAGTTTGAAGATGCTTCCTTGAGTCTAAAACAGACTATTCTtgacaaagaagaaaaacaaagaaggacatattaaaaatcccactagctccataaaaaatgttttcttgaaCACTTAGTTGACTTGAGATTTTAGTCTTTGATGAATAAAACACAAGATTGTTTACATTTTATCTTGCTCTGGGGAAAAGAAATTTTCTTAGTTTTAGATAAATAATCAAAGTAGGTATGTACTATAATTGCCAAGTAAACTATAGTTTTTGAACAGCTCTGTAATTGCAGTGTTGAACAAAAGCACAATGTTAAACCTGTTGTCTATGATGCTGGTCATTCTGTattgaaatattttataatatatacaAAGCTGGTGGAAGTTCAGTAACTACTACTAAAGTCTGATTGTTAAAGAAATGTTTATATATACTCATGCACAGATTTATTTAATAAGTCTTTCGTGGAGGAAATAGACAAATTATAGCAAGTTTCAGTACTTGAAATTAGCTGTTTAGTCGAAATAATTTCTTTAACATTGTTAAAACTGTTTTACAGTATGTTAGTAGGTTGGAGTATAACATCTGCCTATAGATTTCCAATATGTCCATCACAAAGGCAGTGGGCTATGGAGGGAGAGTATAGGATAAAGTTTATATTTTATTGTAATGGCTGAGTGGATACTAAATGAATATATTGTATTGATTTCTGTATCATCTGCAGGAAACCACAAGGATTGTAATTGTTTGAGTTGTTCATAGCAATTAtctttttggctttttttcctgtttattgaAAAAAACCAATTAATTTATTACATAAAAAACCAAGCATGATCTAACTAGCTATAAGAGTAAGTGCAAACTGGTGCATCTTTTCTGTCAGATTAGACTAGAAGCATCAGCTCAAGTCAAGAATCCTGGGTCTATTATGCCATTGTGTTGTGCACAGGAATAAagttctggtttaaaaaaaaaaaaggttttaattgCAAGCGTGGCATCAACTTCAAATGTATTCTGAGTAAATAAGACCACTTTAAGGTTCTTTTTATACTGTATATTGCTTCATGGAAGATCTCACAGCTCCTTACAAATGCAAGGCCACATCACTGGACTGACTTGTGAGAGTCAGTGGGAAGTTCTACAGCACTACTTGGGTAAGTAAAGGGACTGGTGTTTAGCCCTTAAATTGCTTTGTGTTCTATCTACAGTTACCACTTTCATTACAGAATTCGCTTCCAGATGTGGGGTGAAACACCCCTTACACACAATTTCATACAACCCCATAGTGCTTCCCAGACAATCGTTTTAGCCTTATGACACACCTGTTAGGCTAACAATGCCACCAAACCttttttacaggtggagaaacagACATACTGTGGCAGTAGGGTCCAAATTTTCAAGAGTCTCAGTTTTGGTTTTCAAATGAAGATCCCTGTAGCCATTAGTTGTGTTCATTTCCCCATGAAAAGCATGTGTTGGGGAGGAATGCTTTCTACCTATGGCAGACTCACATTTCATAACGGGGACAAAAAGGCTGTGGCAAATGAGGGTGATAGActattcataaaaataatatatgtaCTTCCGTTTAGGCGCTTGCTATTGTGCATGTCTATGTGGATTGAATGAAAGAGGGTTATTAGGAAGAgcaagcagaaaacaaaacagtGGTCAGACAAGACAGCTCTGGGCAAACAACTTCAAGTAACCAGCGACTGGACCAGTAAATAAGGAAGATGCTCTTCCCAGGCA
This region includes:
- the TTC32 gene encoding tetratricopeptide repeat protein 32 isoform X2, coding for MEQEPAREPPDLLSAAHAHFREQRFGPAEELYSRFIERKCLTHDLATAFNNRGQIKYMRVDFYEAMDDYTSAIQTQPDFEVPYYNRGLILYRLGYYDEALKDFKKVLALNPEFEDASLSLKQTILDKEEKQRRTY
- the TTC32 gene encoding tetratricopeptide repeat protein 32 isoform X1, with translation MEQEPAREPPDLLSAAHAHFREQRFGPAEELYSRFIERCVRSSAGPAPTRKCLTHDLATAFNNRGQIKYMRVDFYEAMDDYTSAIQTQPDFEVPYYNRGLILYRLGYYDEALKDFKKVLALNPEFEDASLSLKQTILDKEEKQRRTY